One Mycobacterium kubicae genomic window carries:
- a CDS encoding SMP-30/gluconolactonase/LRE family protein produces the protein MVRAVVTATGSSQQIGPDQGRYAAALQPRLAEGWTLTRLTPPSRLFGANGLRTGPDGRVYIAQVTGSQISALDLRSGQLDTVSAKGGAIVAPDDVAFDPGGNLYATEVMDGRVSVRDATGRTRVLRDDLPCANGIAFHRGRLFIGECRAGGRLLELDRNGAVRQVLLDNLPSPNAMEVGPDGLLYFPLMGANEIWRIDPDGGNPQRVAADLGVPDAVKFDSQGYLVSTQVHSGEVLRIDPRTGDRTVLANLNPGLDNLTFAGDRLFVSNFTGEITEVLAAGGSRTVLPGGLNWPLDLAVGVDGNLYIADGTYFYMLADGTLHTVGMMFTPGYPGFLRGLAPLASGEFLVTTSNGEVVRYRPNAGESKVLAAGFDQLYGIAVTADSAVFVAELGAGRVLSIDGGRVEVLASDLREPVGVTVAADGACLVAEAGAGRVRKFDGTGTGTATVVDGLRRPQGILALGTALYILDADAKELIEVDMETRARRTIAADLPVGAPPGVTPKPLLGMPPFSGPQGPFAGIAAAADGTLYVSADAEGSVLALRREA, from the coding sequence ATGGTCCGAGCGGTGGTAACCGCAACCGGATCGTCGCAGCAGATCGGCCCTGATCAAGGGCGGTACGCGGCCGCGTTGCAGCCGCGGCTGGCCGAAGGCTGGACGTTGACGCGGCTGACGCCGCCGAGTCGGTTGTTCGGCGCCAATGGGCTGCGCACCGGACCGGACGGCCGCGTCTACATCGCGCAGGTGACCGGCAGCCAGATCAGCGCGCTGGACCTGAGGTCCGGACAACTGGACACCGTCAGCGCGAAGGGCGGGGCGATCGTCGCCCCCGACGACGTGGCCTTCGACCCGGGCGGCAACCTCTACGCGACCGAGGTCATGGACGGCCGGGTCAGCGTCCGCGACGCCACCGGACGCACCCGGGTGCTGCGCGACGACCTGCCGTGCGCCAACGGCATCGCGTTTCACCGCGGCAGGTTGTTCATCGGTGAATGCCGCGCCGGTGGACGCCTGCTCGAACTCGATCGCAACGGCGCGGTGCGGCAGGTGTTGCTGGACAACCTGCCTTCGCCCAACGCCATGGAAGTGGGGCCGGACGGTCTGCTGTACTTCCCGCTCATGGGCGCCAACGAGATCTGGCGCATTGATCCCGACGGCGGTAATCCGCAGCGGGTCGCTGCGGACCTCGGGGTCCCCGACGCGGTGAAGTTCGACTCCCAGGGGTACCTGGTCTCCACCCAGGTGCACAGCGGCGAGGTGCTGCGTATCGATCCGCGCACCGGAGACCGAACGGTGCTCGCGAACCTCAACCCGGGGCTGGACAATCTGACCTTCGCGGGTGATCGGCTGTTCGTCAGCAATTTCACCGGGGAGATCACCGAAGTACTGGCTGCCGGAGGTTCGCGGACCGTGCTACCGGGCGGGTTGAACTGGCCACTGGATCTGGCCGTCGGCGTCGACGGCAACCTGTACATCGCCGATGGAACCTACTTCTACATGTTGGCCGACGGGACACTGCACACCGTCGGCATGATGTTCACGCCCGGGTATCCCGGATTTCTGCGCGGCCTGGCGCCGTTGGCGAGCGGGGAATTCCTCGTCACCACCTCCAACGGTGAAGTGGTCCGCTACCGCCCAAACGCTGGCGAAAGTAAAGTCCTCGCAGCGGGTTTCGATCAGCTGTACGGAATCGCGGTCACTGCGGACAGCGCGGTCTTCGTCGCCGAACTCGGCGCCGGTCGGGTCCTGTCCATCGACGGCGGCCGGGTCGAAGTGCTGGCCTCGGATCTGCGTGAGCCGGTGGGTGTGACCGTCGCCGCTGACGGGGCCTGCCTGGTGGCCGAAGCCGGCGCCGGGCGGGTGCGCAAGTTCGACGGCACCGGCACCGGCACCGCCACCGTCGTGGACGGATTGCGGCGCCCGCAGGGCATTCTCGCGCTGGGCACGGCGCTCTACATCCTGGACGCGGACGCCAAAGAACTCATCGAAGTCGACATGGAGACCCGGGCTCGCCGAACCATTGCTGCGGACTTGCCGGTGGGCGCCCCGCCTGGTGTCACGCCCAAGCCGCTGCTGGGCATGCCGCCCTTCTCCGGTCCGCAGGGCCCGTTCGCCGGCATCGCGGCCGCAGCCGATGGCACGCTGTACGTCTCGGCCGATGCTGAAGGCAGCGTGTTGGCATTGCGCCGGGAAGCCTGA
- a CDS encoding GntR family transcriptional regulator, with translation MSDAKVVDHRYLQVARTLRKEIVDGVYPVGSQLPTEHELCERFAVSRYTIREALRRLRDDNLVSSRPRTGTLVVPRPSSDSYVQHVMSINDLVAFATGTRFAIESVATVTVDDVLAARTGLITGEQWLAVRGFRQADKDPSAAALCRTEYYINRAFAAVGRLLQRHEGPIFPLIEDLFGLSIVEVHQEIAAVLVSPELAEGLDVDPGIPALEVRRTYKTSDGQVAQVTINTHPASRFRHSMTMRRVRV, from the coding sequence ATGTCCGACGCAAAGGTAGTCGATCACCGATACCTGCAGGTCGCACGCACGCTGCGCAAGGAAATCGTCGACGGTGTGTACCCGGTGGGCTCGCAATTGCCTACCGAGCACGAGTTATGCGAGCGATTCGCGGTCAGCCGCTACACCATCCGGGAGGCATTGCGCCGACTGCGCGATGACAACCTGGTGTCCTCGCGGCCGCGGACCGGGACGTTGGTCGTGCCGCGGCCGTCGTCGGATTCCTATGTGCAACACGTCATGTCGATCAACGACCTGGTCGCGTTCGCGACGGGCACCCGGTTCGCGATCGAATCGGTTGCGACGGTCACTGTCGACGACGTGCTTGCCGCTCGGACTGGACTGATCACCGGTGAACAATGGCTGGCCGTTCGCGGCTTCCGTCAAGCAGACAAAGACCCGTCCGCGGCCGCGCTTTGCCGCACGGAGTACTACATCAACCGCGCATTCGCGGCGGTGGGCAGGTTACTGCAACGCCATGAAGGCCCGATCTTCCCGCTCATCGAGGACCTGTTCGGATTGAGTATCGTCGAGGTCCATCAGGAAATCGCCGCGGTACTCGTTTCACCGGAATTGGCCGAGGGTCTCGACGTCGACCCGGGCATTCCGGCATTGGAGGTCCGGCGCACCTACAAGACGTCGGACGGTCAGGTCGCGCAGGTGACCATCAATACCCATCCCGCATCACGGTTCCGCCACTCTATGACGATGCGGCGGGTACGTGTCTGA
- a CDS encoding LLM class flavin-dependent oxidoreductase: protein MKVNIGLGAHNSHDWDRVLAEDFSRPPDTPDWQCVQSTLAIGDLAEPLGFDGIWVPEHCGTPYGMTPNPIQALSYFAGRTERVSLGTFVAVAPWWHPVRLAHQIAYLDILSNGRYTTIGIGRGVSKGEFAAVGVPREESRQRFNEALDILQLALSGERFAYQGEIFTVPEMSLRPEPQTPDLFSRVYSSSSTAESLEILARRGMVPLFVGNKPIEDAGREVQQVNTFRQEEGLPPCQPKNVMFMYCTPTAEDAAKTEEWIWTANRDVTVHYGFADASNFKGVKGYEAYAAREATATAVLASSVSGEASKGPSKTPGYHASNLLIGTPEEIFNRLKAAQQACSFCELTIVPQFGTMPYDEAMASTRLFAAEVLPAVHDMDAPLHAAALPENALA from the coding sequence ATGAAAGTCAACATTGGTCTGGGAGCACACAACTCGCACGATTGGGACCGCGTGCTCGCCGAGGACTTCAGCCGACCACCCGACACACCAGACTGGCAATGCGTTCAGTCCACCCTGGCGATCGGCGATCTGGCCGAACCCTTGGGCTTCGACGGCATCTGGGTGCCCGAGCACTGTGGAACGCCGTATGGCATGACACCGAATCCCATTCAGGCGCTCAGCTACTTCGCCGGTCGGACCGAACGCGTGAGCCTCGGCACCTTCGTCGCCGTGGCGCCGTGGTGGCACCCCGTCCGGCTGGCACACCAAATCGCCTACCTGGACATCCTTTCCAATGGCCGGTACACCACCATCGGGATCGGGCGCGGGGTATCGAAAGGTGAGTTCGCCGCCGTCGGCGTGCCCCGCGAAGAGAGCCGGCAACGGTTCAACGAAGCCCTCGACATCCTGCAACTGGCGCTGTCGGGCGAGCGGTTCGCCTACCAGGGCGAGATCTTCACGGTCCCGGAGATGTCACTGCGGCCCGAACCGCAAACCCCAGACCTGTTCTCTCGCGTCTACAGCTCGTCCTCCACCGCGGAGTCGCTGGAGATCCTCGCGCGCCGCGGCATGGTGCCGCTGTTCGTGGGCAACAAGCCGATCGAGGATGCCGGACGAGAAGTGCAGCAAGTGAACACCTTCCGTCAGGAGGAGGGACTGCCCCCGTGTCAGCCCAAGAACGTGATGTTCATGTACTGCACTCCGACTGCCGAAGATGCCGCCAAAACCGAGGAGTGGATCTGGACGGCCAACCGCGATGTCACCGTGCACTACGGATTCGCCGACGCGTCGAACTTCAAGGGCGTCAAGGGCTATGAGGCATACGCTGCCCGGGAGGCGACCGCAACGGCAGTACTGGCATCGTCGGTGAGCGGTGAGGCTTCCAAAGGGCCCTCCAAAACGCCCGGATACCACGCCTCCAACTTGCTGATCGGTACCCCGGAGGAAATCTTCAACCGCCTCAAAGCCGCCCAGCAAGCCTGCTCGTTCTGTGAGCTGACGATCGTCCCACAGTTCGGCACCATGCCATACGACGAGGCGATGGCAAGCACTCGACTGTTCGCCGCCGAAGTGTTACCCGCTGTCCACGACATGGACGCGCCCCTGCACGCCGCCGCCCTGCCGGAAAACGCTCTGGCATGA
- a CDS encoding SRPBCC family protein — protein MSWWVASVERTLTEDVPAPPADVRAFYVDLDNLKTLHPLIAAVQVLSRTRTTDGYQHSYQVTDRIPLGPWRFRISYRARLQVPTAGDVRTQADQSPGVRLRGTVSFEPIAGGTRLTERIHLTAPRPLAAFTVRAADKAHREMLAGIRRHFESC, from the coding sequence ATGAGCTGGTGGGTGGCCAGCGTCGAACGAACCCTGACCGAAGACGTGCCCGCCCCACCGGCGGACGTCCGGGCGTTCTATGTCGACCTGGACAACCTCAAAACCCTCCACCCGTTGATCGCGGCGGTACAGGTGCTGTCGCGTACCCGCACGACCGACGGCTATCAGCACAGCTATCAAGTGACTGATCGCATCCCGTTAGGGCCCTGGCGATTCCGAATCAGCTACCGGGCCCGGCTGCAGGTGCCGACGGCCGGTGACGTCAGAACGCAGGCAGACCAATCACCGGGCGTGCGCCTGCGGGGGACGGTCAGCTTCGAGCCGATAGCCGGCGGCACTCGTCTCACCGAGCGGATTCACCTAACCGCGCCACGGCCGCTGGCGGCCTTCACTGTCCGCGCGGCAGACAAAGCGCACCGCGAGATGCTGGCGGGCATCCGCCGTCACTTCGAGTCGTGCTGA
- a CDS encoding rhomboid family intramembrane serine protease — translation MQGVNPPQSPAEAPTCYRHPGRQTYVRCTRCERPICGDCMRSAAVGHQCVECVHAGARTIRQPRTRFGGRQRSATPVVTYVLIAINVLAFVAELTSVDVQKQLVLWPPGVASGQFYRLVTSAFLHYGGPHLLLNMWALYVVGRPLEMWLGRIRFGALYALSGLGGSVLVYLLSPLNTATAGASGAVFGLFGATFVVAKRLTLDVRGVVAVIVVNLAFTFVVPAVSSQLISWQAHVGGLVTGGLVGAAYVYAPRQHRNAIQAAVTVMASALFVALIWWRTVDLLTGALA, via the coding sequence ATGCAAGGCGTCAATCCACCGCAGTCGCCGGCCGAGGCGCCGACTTGTTACCGCCATCCCGGTCGCCAGACCTACGTCCGGTGCACCCGATGTGAACGGCCCATCTGCGGGGACTGCATGCGCAGCGCTGCCGTCGGTCACCAGTGCGTCGAATGCGTGCACGCGGGGGCCCGGACCATTCGACAGCCGCGAACCCGATTCGGCGGACGCCAACGGTCCGCCACACCGGTGGTCACCTACGTCCTGATCGCCATCAACGTATTGGCCTTCGTTGCCGAGCTTACGTCGGTAGACGTGCAGAAGCAGTTGGTGCTGTGGCCACCGGGTGTCGCCAGCGGCCAGTTCTATCGGCTGGTCACCTCGGCGTTCCTGCACTACGGCGGCCCACATCTGCTGTTGAATATGTGGGCGCTCTACGTGGTGGGGCGGCCACTCGAAATGTGGCTGGGCCGAATACGATTCGGCGCGCTGTACGCGCTCAGCGGGCTAGGCGGATCGGTATTGGTCTACCTGCTGTCCCCGCTCAACACGGCAACGGCGGGCGCATCTGGCGCCGTATTCGGTCTGTTCGGCGCAACTTTCGTGGTGGCCAAGCGCCTCACCCTCGACGTCCGCGGTGTGGTGGCAGTCATCGTGGTCAACTTGGCCTTCACCTTCGTGGTGCCGGCCGTCAGCTCTCAACTCATCAGCTGGCAAGCCCACGTCGGCGGGCTCGTCACGGGTGGGCTGGTTGGGGCGGCCTACGTATATGCACCGCGGCAACACCGGAATGCGATCCAAGCGGCGGTAACGGTCATGGCCTCGGCGTTGTTCGTCGCGCTCATCTGGTGGCGCACAGTGGATCTGCTCACCGGCGCGTTGGCATGA
- a CDS encoding SDR family NAD(P)-dependent oxidoreductase, producing MPADVMGLTGRTVVVAGAAGGGIGTTVTRMVARAGATVVAVSRSQDNLDEHVAPLAAQGLPVVSVAADISTDDGVCATLDAARRADGELHGLVNVAGGADPSTWMPSTRVTRRDWQDLFTRNLETMFFLSQAVAGELKSSKRSGSIVSISSISGMNTAPFHIAYGTAKAAIVAATRTMALELACDENGTTIRVNAVAPGVTETPASRTYTDEDPERDRRAIAMGRRGRPEEVAGAILFLLSDLSTYITGQTLLVDGGLNLKWGHLDSDNTSLFLKDQSFRTAIKRWDA from the coding sequence ATGCCAGCCGATGTGATGGGGCTGACCGGCCGCACGGTAGTGGTGGCCGGCGCAGCAGGCGGCGGTATCGGCACGACCGTGACCAGGATGGTCGCCCGAGCCGGCGCCACCGTGGTGGCGGTAAGCCGCAGCCAAGACAACCTGGACGAGCACGTCGCTCCGCTGGCCGCCCAGGGACTGCCCGTGGTCTCCGTCGCGGCCGACATCTCCACCGATGACGGCGTGTGCGCCACCCTGGATGCCGCCCGGCGCGCCGATGGCGAATTGCACGGCCTGGTCAACGTCGCCGGCGGCGCGGACCCGTCGACCTGGATGCCGTCGACCCGGGTGACCCGCCGCGACTGGCAGGACCTCTTCACGCGCAACCTCGAAACGATGTTCTTCCTGAGTCAGGCTGTGGCCGGCGAACTGAAGAGCAGCAAACGATCGGGCTCGATCGTGTCGATCTCGTCGATCAGCGGCATGAACACGGCGCCGTTTCACATCGCTTACGGCACAGCCAAAGCCGCGATCGTGGCGGCGACCCGAACGATGGCTCTGGAACTGGCCTGCGACGAAAACGGGACCACCATCCGGGTCAACGCGGTCGCTCCGGGGGTTACCGAGACACCGGCCTCGCGCACCTACACCGACGAGGATCCCGAACGCGACCGGCGGGCCATCGCGATGGGGCGGCGGGGTCGTCCCGAGGAGGTGGCCGGGGCCATTCTGTTTCTGCTTTCCGACTTGTCGACCTACATCACCGGCCAGACCCTGCTCGTCGACGGCGGACTCAATCTCAAGTGGGGCCATCTGGATTCGGACAACACATCGCTGTTTCTCAAAGACCAATCTTTCCGCACCGCGATCAAGCGTTGGGACGCCTGA
- a CDS encoding aromatic ring-hydroxylating oxygenase subunit alpha — protein MDELIEPVTIGVEAYLSEDYARAERDKLWRKVWQQVGRVEDLPKVGSYLTYDILDDSIVVVRTADDGFKAHHNVCMHRGRRLVDLPPGAKSACGHKKSFVCGFHGWTYDQDGNCIHIPEQADWRGALTPENTHLAPVNVDTWGGWIWINMDPACAPLRDYLEPAATMLDPFRLGDMRCKWRKWLHFQCNWKVAMEAFNETYHVATTHPQFNKFGNFRGWAAAHGKHSNIGYDAPTDLAETKSKIRLGTGADPRISTAEMQLYTLVETNATTTKTLVEAAQRLVDELPEDAPADQVLSHWLTSARRDDAARGVIWPTIDPEHLANSGTAWQIFPNFQIGQGLTTALCYSARPHGYDPDRCIFEAACYELYPKGEEPQTEWVYAPPDDPNWRSVLPQDFSNMAAVQQGMKSLGFRGPRPNPYMERSTANLHRNLAEYMGTGAPRKLATETPR, from the coding sequence ATGGACGAACTGATCGAGCCGGTCACGATCGGCGTCGAGGCATACCTCTCCGAGGACTATGCGCGCGCCGAGCGGGACAAGCTGTGGCGCAAGGTGTGGCAGCAGGTCGGGCGGGTCGAAGATCTCCCGAAGGTAGGCAGCTACCTGACCTATGACATCTTGGACGACTCGATTGTCGTCGTCCGTACCGCCGACGACGGATTCAAGGCACACCACAACGTGTGCATGCATCGCGGCCGTCGGTTGGTGGATTTGCCGCCCGGCGCCAAAAGCGCATGCGGACACAAGAAGTCGTTCGTCTGCGGCTTCCACGGCTGGACATATGACCAGGACGGCAACTGCATTCACATCCCCGAGCAGGCGGACTGGCGGGGCGCGTTGACCCCCGAGAACACGCACTTGGCGCCGGTCAACGTCGACACCTGGGGCGGTTGGATATGGATCAATATGGATCCGGCCTGTGCCCCCCTGCGCGACTATCTGGAGCCCGCCGCCACCATGCTCGACCCCTTCCGCCTGGGCGACATGCGCTGCAAATGGCGTAAGTGGCTGCACTTTCAGTGCAACTGGAAAGTCGCCATGGAGGCGTTCAACGAGACCTACCACGTCGCGACCACGCATCCGCAGTTCAACAAATTCGGCAATTTCCGCGGCTGGGCCGCCGCACACGGCAAACACAGCAACATCGGCTACGACGCACCAACGGACTTGGCGGAGACCAAATCCAAGATCCGCCTGGGTACGGGCGCAGACCCGCGCATCTCGACCGCCGAAATGCAGCTCTACACCTTGGTGGAGACCAACGCCACCACCACCAAAACCTTGGTCGAAGCGGCGCAACGACTGGTCGACGAGTTGCCCGAGGACGCACCCGCCGACCAGGTGCTCAGTCACTGGCTGACCTCCGCGCGACGCGACGATGCCGCCCGCGGCGTGATCTGGCCGACCATTGATCCCGAGCACCTGGCCAATAGCGGCACCGCCTGGCAGATCTTCCCGAACTTCCAGATCGGGCAGGGCTTGACCACCGCACTGTGCTACAGCGCTCGGCCGCACGGCTATGACCCGGACCGATGCATCTTCGAAGCCGCATGCTACGAGCTGTATCCGAAAGGCGAAGAGCCGCAAACCGAATGGGTGTACGCGCCGCCGGATGACCCGAACTGGCGCAGTGTGCTACCACAGGACTTCTCCAATATGGCCGCAGTTCAGCAAGGCATGAAGTCACTGGGCTTCCGCGGTCCACGGCCCAACCCGTACATGGAACGCAGCACCGCCAACCTGCACCGCAACCTGGCCGAATACATGGGGACCGGCGCGCCCCGCAAACTAGCAACGGAGACACCGCGATGA
- a CDS encoding SDR family NAD(P)-dependent oxidoreductase translates to MAVAVVTGATGGIGFGCATTLAGMGMAVFATGRDEAKLADLAAHIDDPDRVATYPADLTDDEAPKSIADTAFDRWGQVDFLINAAGVGSPKPLHETDDESLDHFLGLMLRAPFRLIREVLPRMQPGSGIVNITSTFAVVGGMRGGAYSAAKGGLTALTTHIACQYGARGIRCNAVAPGVIQTPMTEERLRDERFRRINIEMTPHQRLGSVEDVASTVAFLCSPGGAFINGQTIVVDGGWSSTKYLSDLALSSEWRTVQHDSK, encoded by the coding sequence ATGGCGGTTGCGGTGGTGACGGGAGCTACCGGCGGTATCGGATTCGGTTGTGCGACAACGCTGGCCGGCATGGGCATGGCGGTGTTCGCGACCGGACGTGACGAGGCCAAGCTCGCCGACCTCGCCGCCCACATCGACGACCCCGATCGGGTGGCGACCTACCCGGCCGACCTGACGGACGACGAGGCCCCGAAGTCCATCGCCGATACCGCTTTCGACCGTTGGGGCCAGGTCGATTTCCTGATCAATGCCGCAGGGGTGGGTAGTCCGAAACCGCTGCACGAGACCGACGACGAATCCCTGGATCACTTCCTCGGCTTGATGTTGCGTGCGCCGTTCCGGCTCATTCGCGAGGTGCTGCCGCGTATGCAACCCGGCTCCGGAATCGTCAACATCACCTCCACGTTCGCCGTGGTCGGCGGCATGCGCGGCGGCGCCTACTCCGCGGCCAAGGGCGGGCTCACCGCACTGACCACACACATCGCCTGCCAATACGGTGCCCGCGGGATCCGCTGCAACGCGGTTGCTCCCGGTGTCATTCAAACGCCCATGACCGAGGAAAGGCTGCGCGACGAGCGGTTTCGGCGAATCAATATCGAGATGACGCCGCATCAGCGACTGGGCAGCGTCGAGGACGTCGCCAGTACCGTCGCATTTCTGTGCTCTCCCGGGGGCGCGTTCATCAACGGTCAGACCATTGTTGTGGACGGCGGCTGGAGCTCGACGAAGTATTTGTCCGACTTGGCGCTGTCCTCGGAGTGGAGAACCGTTCAGCACGACTCGAAGTGA
- a CDS encoding AMP-binding protein, whose translation MRWDDRRAAAAYAEGWWVRETLADALRAAAEDTPQRPAVVDGEHRLDCQSLWRQATALAQSLLARIPPSSVVSFLLPNWHEAAVIYLGATLAGMVANPILPSMRDRELRFILEDADSRMIFIPAEYNRHDYPSMLARVTSQLESPPQVVVVRGEGTSDQLPFPALLADAGDAMRLPALDPDAVRMILYTSGTTGHPKGVLHTHNSIHALIRQIGEHWMVEPGDSFLVASPIAHIGGSIYAFECPLLLKTTAVLLNRWNADTAVQLMQAERCTHMAGATPFLEQLLTAAQTAHTRLPDLKLFVCGGASVSTALIHRAAGYFASAVVTRVYGSTEVPVTTIGAPGNSDRAADTDGRVGVADIRLVDGEIRVRGPQMLVGYQHREDEATAFDADGYFRTGDLGRWVDDEYLVVTGRAKDLIIRNGENISPKEVEDILAGHPAITEIAIVGLPDERTGERACAVVVPAAAPGPDVADLRGFLEEAGVARFKVPEQVVIWDLLPKNDAGKVLKHQIKAALLKTER comes from the coding sequence ATCCGATGGGATGACCGCCGAGCCGCCGCCGCGTACGCCGAAGGGTGGTGGGTCCGCGAGACACTGGCCGATGCGCTGCGCGCCGCGGCCGAGGACACCCCGCAGCGGCCGGCCGTGGTCGACGGGGAACACCGGTTGGACTGTCAGAGCCTGTGGCGCCAGGCGACGGCGCTCGCACAGTCCTTACTCGCTCGCATCCCGCCGAGCAGCGTGGTGTCGTTCCTGCTGCCCAACTGGCACGAAGCCGCGGTCATCTATCTGGGCGCGACACTGGCCGGGATGGTGGCCAACCCCATCCTGCCCTCCATGCGAGACCGCGAGCTTCGGTTCATTCTGGAAGACGCCGACAGCCGGATGATCTTCATCCCGGCGGAGTACAACCGCCACGACTACCCCTCGATGTTGGCGCGGGTGACTTCTCAACTGGAATCCCCACCGCAGGTCGTGGTGGTGCGCGGCGAGGGCACGTCCGACCAATTACCGTTTCCGGCGCTGCTGGCCGACGCGGGCGACGCGATGCGCTTGCCCGCACTGGATCCCGACGCCGTACGGATGATCCTGTACACGTCCGGAACGACGGGTCACCCGAAAGGGGTTCTGCACACACATAATTCGATCCATGCGCTGATCCGCCAGATCGGCGAGCACTGGATGGTCGAACCCGGTGATTCCTTCCTGGTGGCCTCGCCCATCGCGCACATCGGCGGTTCCATCTACGCCTTCGAATGCCCGCTGCTCCTGAAGACCACCGCGGTTTTGCTAAATCGGTGGAACGCCGACACCGCAGTGCAGCTGATGCAGGCCGAACGCTGCACACACATGGCCGGAGCGACACCCTTCCTCGAGCAACTGCTGACCGCGGCGCAGACCGCGCACACCCGACTGCCCGATCTGAAACTGTTCGTCTGTGGCGGGGCGTCAGTGTCAACGGCGTTGATACACCGCGCGGCGGGCTATTTCGCGTCAGCCGTCGTCACCCGGGTGTATGGCTCGACGGAAGTGCCGGTGACGACAATCGGCGCCCCAGGCAACAGCGACCGGGCCGCCGACACCGACGGCCGCGTCGGTGTCGCTGACATCAGACTCGTCGACGGCGAGATCAGGGTGCGCGGACCCCAGATGTTGGTCGGCTATCAACACCGCGAAGACGAGGCAACGGCTTTCGACGCCGACGGCTACTTCCGCACCGGGGACCTGGGGCGTTGGGTCGACGACGAGTACCTCGTCGTCACCGGGCGCGCGAAGGATCTGATCATTCGCAACGGTGAGAACATCTCGCCCAAAGAGGTCGAAGACATCCTGGCCGGCCATCCCGCCATCACCGAGATCGCCATAGTGGGGCTTCCGGACGAACGGACCGGCGAGCGGGCGTGCGCCGTCGTGGTTCCGGCCGCCGCCCCCGGCCCCGACGTGGCCGATTTGCGCGGCTTCCTGGAGGAAGCGGGAGTGGCGCGCTTCAAAGTGCCCGAGCAAGTGGTCATCTGGGACCTGCTGCCGAAAAACGACGCCGGAAAGGTGCTCAAGCACCAGATCAAAGCGGCGCTGCTGAAGACGGAGCGGTGA